A region from the Pontixanthobacter aestiaquae genome encodes:
- a CDS encoding CTP synthase, giving the protein MARYIFITGGVVSSLGKGLMAASLAALLQARGYKVRIRKFDPYLNVDPGTMSPYQHGEVYVTDDGAETDLDLGHYERFTGVSARQSDNVTSGRVYQDIITRERRGDYLGATVQVIPHVTDEIKAFALADTDDLDFVLCEIGGTVGDIESLPFMEAIRQLRNELEPFQTLSVHVTLVPYIAAAGELKTKPTQHSVRELASLGIKPDVLLCRSEHEIPLGERRKIANFCNVRIESVIPALDAPSIYSVPLQYHQEGLDSEVLRGFGITDAPEPDLSRWDDVTDRYFNPEGEVTIGVVGKYVGLQDAYKSLNEALVHGGLANRVKVNIQWIDAEVFEQEDADITAQLEPLHGILVPGGFGERGSEGKIASVRFARERGVPFFGICLGMQMACVESARLAGHTSASSTEFGETDEPVVGIITEWMTEEGLQEREAGGDLGGTMRLGAYDAKLSANSHVSTIYGGATEISERHRHRYEVNGAYKDALEETGLIFSGMSPDGLLPEIVERPDHPWFVGVQFHPELKSRPFEPHPLFDGFISAALTQSRLV; this is encoded by the coding sequence ATGGCGCGGTACATATTTATCACCGGCGGCGTGGTCTCCTCGCTCGGCAAAGGTCTCATGGCAGCTAGCCTTGCAGCATTGCTGCAGGCGCGCGGCTACAAGGTCCGGATTCGCAAATTCGATCCCTATCTGAATGTCGATCCGGGGACGATGAGCCCCTATCAGCATGGTGAAGTCTATGTGACCGATGACGGGGCCGAGACCGATCTCGACCTTGGGCATTACGAGCGATTTACCGGCGTATCGGCGCGGCAAAGCGACAACGTCACCAGTGGCCGGGTCTATCAGGATATCATCACGCGCGAGCGGCGAGGGGACTATCTTGGCGCGACGGTGCAGGTGATCCCGCATGTGACAGATGAGATCAAAGCTTTTGCGCTGGCTGATACTGACGACCTCGACTTCGTGCTCTGCGAAATTGGCGGGACCGTGGGTGATATCGAATCGCTGCCCTTTATGGAGGCTATCCGCCAGCTTCGGAACGAGCTGGAGCCGTTCCAGACGCTCAGCGTTCATGTGACATTGGTGCCCTATATCGCTGCGGCAGGTGAGCTAAAGACCAAACCAACGCAGCATTCGGTGCGCGAATTGGCGTCTCTCGGGATCAAACCCGATGTCCTGTTGTGTCGCAGCGAGCATGAAATCCCCTTAGGTGAGCGAAGGAAAATCGCCAATTTCTGCAACGTGCGGATAGAATCGGTCATTCCCGCGCTTGATGCGCCTTCGATTTACTCGGTGCCGCTGCAATACCATCAGGAGGGCCTTGATAGCGAAGTCCTGAGAGGTTTCGGCATAACCGACGCGCCCGAGCCCGATCTTTCCCGCTGGGACGATGTGACCGATCGCTATTTCAATCCAGAAGGCGAAGTCACGATTGGCGTGGTCGGCAAATATGTCGGCCTGCAGGATGCCTATAAGTCACTCAATGAAGCGCTCGTACATGGCGGCCTCGCGAACCGGGTGAAGGTCAACATCCAGTGGATTGATGCCGAGGTGTTCGAGCAGGAAGATGCCGACATTACCGCGCAGCTGGAACCGCTGCACGGCATCTTGGTGCCCGGCGGATTTGGCGAGCGCGGCTCTGAAGGCAAAATCGCCAGCGTCCGCTTTGCGCGCGAACGCGGCGTACCCTTCTTCGGCATCTGTCTCGGCATGCAAATGGCCTGCGTCGAAAGCGCGCGCCTTGCTGGCCACACTTCCGCCTCTTCAACGGAGTTTGGCGAAACCGACGAGCCGGTCGTTGGCATCATTACAGAATGGATGACTGAAGAAGGTCTACAAGAGCGCGAGGCAGGCGGTGATCTGGGCGGGACAATGCGTCTCGGCGCTTATGATGCGAAGCTCTCGGCCAATAGCCATGTCAGCACGATATATGGCGGCGCAACGGAGATTTCCGAGCGTCACCGGCACCGCTACGAGGTGAACGGAGCGTACAAAGATGCGCTGGAGGAGACGGGTTTGATATTCTCCGGGATGTCACCCGATGGCTTGTTGCCGGAAATCGTCGAGCGCCCGGATCATCCGTGGTTTGTTGGTGTCCAGTTCCATCCCGAACTGAAATCGCGCCCATTCGAGCCGCACCCGCTGTTTGACGGATTTATTTCTGCCGCGTTGACCCAGTCGCGACTGGTCTAA
- the secG gene encoding preprotein translocase subunit SecG, whose amino-acid sequence MFLFFTIVQLLVAAAMIVTILMQRSEGGGLGIGGSPNGMMSARGAADFLSRSTKWLAVAFVVLSITLAALAVQETGSNAITSTVDRDVTTEPAAPAAPAGDEAAPATDGAPAETPADDPLADLIG is encoded by the coding sequence ATGTTTCTGTTTTTCACCATCGTCCAATTGCTGGTTGCAGCCGCTATGATTGTAACCATTCTGATGCAGCGTTCCGAAGGCGGTGGCCTTGGCATCGGCGGCAGCCCCAATGGCATGATGAGCGCGCGCGGTGCGGCAGATTTCCTGTCGCGTTCCACCAAATGGCTGGCAGTTGCGTTCGTCGTCCTGTCGATCACATTAGCGGCATTGGCGGTGCAGGAAACCGGTTCAAACGCGATCACCTCGACAGTGGACCGTGACGTCACGACAGAACCTGCGGCACCCGCAGCACCTGCCGGTGATGAGGCGGCTCCTGCCACAGATGGTGCGCCTGCTGAAACACCGGCCGATGATCCGCTTGCCGATCTGATCGGCTAA
- the tpiA gene encoding triose-phosphate isomerase translates to MAERPYIVGNWKMNGTRAMLSEARAIDRSSQRLMKVEVALAPPFTLIHAVHREVEQIGVGAQDCHAGTEGANTGDISAAMVADAGAKFVILGHSERRQDHGETNALIRSKVESALEAGIRVILCCGESEETRDEGKAESFVSRQLKGSLPESLDNADEVLTIAYEPIWAIGTGRTPTVDDIGAMHRSIRALLVELYGEEMAAQVRILYGGSVNPDNAKELLAADEVGGALVGGASLTAESFLGIVLAAAEVQEQ, encoded by the coding sequence ATGGCCGAACGGCCCTATATTGTAGGCAATTGGAAAATGAACGGCACTCGCGCGATGCTCTCCGAAGCGCGTGCGATTGATCGTTCGTCCCAGCGATTGATGAAAGTGGAAGTTGCGCTTGCACCGCCATTCACATTGATTCACGCAGTTCACCGCGAAGTCGAGCAGATCGGCGTCGGCGCGCAGGATTGCCATGCAGGCACCGAAGGCGCCAACACTGGTGATATCTCGGCGGCGATGGTGGCTGATGCAGGCGCGAAATTTGTGATTCTCGGTCACAGCGAGCGGCGTCAGGATCATGGCGAAACGAATGCGCTGATTCGCTCGAAGGTCGAATCGGCTTTGGAAGCGGGCATCCGGGTCATTCTGTGCTGCGGGGAAAGCGAAGAAACACGGGACGAGGGCAAGGCCGAGAGCTTTGTATCGCGTCAGCTGAAGGGCTCGCTGCCCGAATCGCTGGATAATGCCGACGAAGTTCTGACCATTGCCTATGAACCGATCTGGGCAATTGGCACTGGCCGTACACCTACCGTCGATGACATCGGCGCGATGCACCGCTCGATCCGGGCGCTGCTGGTAGAGCTCTATGGTGAGGAAATGGCGGCGCAGGTCCGCATTCTTTACGGAGGTTCGGTCAATCCGGACAATGCCAAGGAATTGCTCGCAGCTGACGAAGTTGGTGGAGCGCTTGTTGGTGGAGCCAGTCTTACCGCGGAAAGCTTCCTCGGCATCGTTCTCGCTGCTGCCGAGGTTCAAGAACAATAA
- a CDS encoding peptidylprolyl isomerase — MITFFRRFFQSKIGIAVTLAFLGLIAFAFASADVSSTGTFGGVSGGDRVAVVGDEKISTSDLSRAASNAVDSMRQQNPTISMEEFIGQGGLQRVLDQVLEQTAISEFAETYGLRAGTNLVNSEIMSIPVFRGADGNFDEDAYRQALAQRGLTDASVRDELRNGLLAKQILLPASFGATAPDKLAVQYASLLRETRKGAIAVLPSTAFAPDNDPTAPQLQGYYEENQADFIRPERRIIRYLSFDDSAVGDLATPTAAEVAARYEENKEAFAASEQRTITQMIVATQAAANAIRDRVNSGGSLAVAAREAGLQTAQLGPISKDDYAAQTSSAVADAVFAAAEGKVAQPARSGLGFHVVLVNDITRTAGKTLEQARAEIRTALTEEKRQAAIADLSADIEEKVDNGIALSDIAQELGVEVSTTRPVTGDGAIYGSSGKRVPQILGPALQTAFQMEESKPQLAAIVPGQLFLVFEVSEITRSAAAPLADIRERVIASWKLSEGLARARVAADRIMERIEGGATISAAMAAEEVTLPSFDTINMNREQLAQTGQQVPAPLALLFSMAEGTTKKLEAPSNAGWFVVRLDNIEEGTVAEDDPIFAQTKQQISSALEQEYGEQLRTAIKAEIGSETNETAVEAVRKQLTGER; from the coding sequence ATGATCACGTTTTTCCGCAGGTTCTTCCAATCGAAGATCGGTATCGCCGTCACTCTGGCCTTTCTGGGCCTGATTGCTTTCGCTTTCGCAAGCGCGGATGTTTCCAGTACGGGCACCTTCGGCGGCGTATCCGGCGGTGACCGGGTCGCGGTTGTTGGTGACGAGAAAATCAGCACATCCGATCTGAGCCGAGCAGCCAGCAACGCTGTGGACAGTATGCGTCAACAGAACCCGACCATTTCGATGGAAGAGTTCATCGGTCAGGGCGGCTTGCAGCGGGTACTCGATCAAGTGCTTGAACAGACCGCCATTAGCGAATTTGCTGAAACATACGGCCTGCGTGCCGGTACAAATCTGGTGAATAGCGAGATTATGTCGATTCCCGTATTCCGCGGCGCAGACGGCAATTTCGACGAGGATGCGTATCGGCAGGCACTCGCGCAGCGCGGATTAACCGACGCGTCGGTTCGCGATGAATTGCGCAACGGTCTGCTCGCCAAGCAAATCTTGCTGCCCGCATCCTTCGGGGCCACAGCGCCGGACAAACTCGCGGTTCAATATGCATCGCTGCTGCGCGAAACTCGCAAAGGCGCGATTGCTGTGCTTCCATCGACCGCATTTGCCCCGGACAACGATCCCACCGCGCCCCAGCTTCAGGGATATTACGAGGAAAACCAGGCCGATTTTATTCGACCCGAGCGCCGGATCATCCGGTATCTAAGCTTCGATGACAGTGCCGTTGGCGATCTTGCCACGCCAACAGCAGCGGAAGTCGCGGCGCGTTATGAAGAGAATAAAGAAGCCTTTGCCGCCAGCGAACAACGCACCATTACCCAGATGATTGTCGCCACGCAGGCAGCCGCCAACGCCATCCGTGATCGCGTGAATTCCGGCGGTTCACTGGCTGTGGCGGCTCGCGAGGCAGGTTTGCAGACCGCTCAGCTCGGGCCGATTTCCAAAGATGATTACGCAGCGCAGACTTCCTCTGCAGTTGCAGATGCCGTTTTCGCCGCGGCCGAGGGCAAGGTGGCCCAGCCCGCGCGTAGCGGACTTGGCTTTCACGTCGTGCTGGTCAACGATATCACGCGGACCGCCGGAAAAACGCTTGAGCAGGCCCGTGCCGAAATCAGAACCGCGCTAACGGAAGAAAAGCGGCAGGCCGCCATTGCGGACCTGTCGGCGGATATCGAAGAGAAAGTCGACAACGGGATTGCGCTATCCGACATCGCACAAGAGCTCGGCGTCGAAGTATCGACCACCCGGCCCGTAACCGGCGATGGTGCAATTTATGGAAGTTCGGGTAAGAGAGTCCCGCAAATTCTCGGCCCCGCTCTGCAAACCGCTTTCCAGATGGAAGAGAGCAAGCCGCAGCTGGCGGCAATTGTTCCGGGACAGCTTTTCCTGGTGTTCGAGGTGAGCGAGATCACACGCTCGGCAGCGGCGCCTTTGGCCGATATTCGTGAACGCGTTATAGCCAGCTGGAAACTGTCAGAAGGGTTAGCTCGAGCGCGAGTCGCCGCGGACAGGATCATGGAGCGGATTGAAGGTGGTGCTACGATTAGCGCCGCAATGGCTGCCGAAGAAGTGACCTTGCCGTCTTTCGATACGATCAACATGAACCGCGAACAGTTGGCTCAGACTGGCCAACAGGTTCCCGCCCCGCTCGCTTTGCTGTTCAGCATGGCTGAGGGCACTACGAAGAAACTCGAAGCGCCTAGCAATGCCGGTTGGTTTGTAGTGCGATTGGACAATATTGAAGAGGGAACCGTGGCTGAAGACGATCCGATCTTCGCGCAGACCAAACAACAAATCTCCAGCGCGCTTGAACAAGAGTATGGCGAGCAGTTGCGGACGGCGATCAAAGCTGAAATTGGTTCCGAGACCAACGAAACGGCTGTTGAAGCTGTGCGCAAGCAACTAACCGGCGAAAGATAA
- the trpE gene encoding anthranilate synthase component I, whose translation MTQSSGTILSNAEAARKQLNAGDPALVWRKSIADTETPVGAATKLIEPGRGDFLLESVEGGEVRGRFSLLGLDPDLVFRASATSAAINSTWKHDREAFEDCTEESLPALRRLVQDCRIDVPEELPPALACLVGYFGYETIGLVEKLPRAPANPLELPDMLFVRPTLILVFDGLTEELFAIAPLWAGQGDTDREIEQAGERIDDVLRRLAQPSPGSARATALPEMALNPTMAGEDYAAMVGKAKSYIEAGDIFQVVLAQRFTCPFPLPPLALYRALRRVNPSPFLYFLDLPGFAVVGSSPEILVRVRNGEVTIRPIAGTRPRGETPAADREAEASLLADAKERAEHLMLLDLGRNDVGRVASKGTVEVTDSFSVERYSHVMHIVSNVVGQLAPEHDALDAMFAGFPAGTVSGAPKIRACEIIAELEPETRGAYAGGVGYFAPDGSVDSCIVLRTGVVKDGTLHVQAGAGIVADSDAAYEQRECEAKASALIAAANEAARVASEPGFGQ comes from the coding sequence ATGACCCAAAGTTCTGGCACAATTCTTTCCAATGCAGAGGCCGCGCGGAAACAGTTAAACGCGGGGGACCCTGCGCTTGTCTGGCGGAAGAGTATTGCCGACACCGAAACGCCGGTTGGCGCGGCGACCAAGCTGATCGAACCGGGACGCGGGGATTTCCTGCTGGAATCCGTCGAAGGCGGCGAAGTTCGGGGCCGCTTCAGCTTACTTGGTCTTGATCCCGATCTGGTATTTCGTGCCTCTGCCACTAGCGCTGCAATCAACTCAACCTGGAAACATGACCGCGAGGCATTCGAAGATTGCACCGAGGAAAGCCTGCCAGCGCTGCGCCGCTTGGTACAGGATTGCCGGATCGACGTACCCGAAGAGCTTCCGCCTGCACTCGCATGTCTGGTCGGCTATTTCGGCTATGAGACCATCGGATTGGTGGAAAAGCTGCCACGCGCGCCAGCGAACCCGCTCGAACTGCCTGACATGTTGTTTGTTCGTCCGACACTCATTCTGGTGTTCGACGGACTGACCGAAGAGCTGTTCGCCATCGCCCCGCTATGGGCGGGTCAGGGCGATACGGACCGCGAGATAGAACAAGCCGGTGAGCGCATCGATGATGTCCTGCGCAGGCTGGCCCAGCCCAGTCCGGGTTCTGCACGCGCAACTGCTCTGCCAGAGATGGCGCTCAACCCGACGATGGCCGGCGAAGACTACGCTGCGATGGTCGGAAAGGCGAAGTCTTACATCGAGGCTGGCGACATCTTCCAAGTCGTGCTGGCGCAGCGCTTTACGTGTCCCTTCCCGCTGCCGCCACTCGCTCTGTATCGGGCTCTGCGCCGCGTAAACCCCTCACCATTTCTGTATTTTCTCGACCTGCCCGGCTTTGCTGTGGTCGGCTCCAGCCCCGAGATCCTCGTTCGCGTGCGCAATGGTGAAGTGACGATCCGCCCGATTGCAGGAACGCGGCCACGCGGCGAAACGCCCGCCGCAGACCGCGAGGCGGAGGCCAGCCTGCTCGCCGATGCCAAGGAACGCGCGGAGCATTTGATGTTGCTTGATCTTGGCCGCAATGATGTCGGCCGCGTCGCCTCAAAAGGCACGGTGGAAGTGACCGACAGCTTCTCGGTCGAGCGCTACAGCCATGTGATGCATATCGTCAGCAATGTTGTCGGCCAACTCGCTCCGGAACATGACGCGCTCGATGCCATGTTCGCCGGTTTTCCCGCCGGTACGGTCAGCGGCGCACCAAAGATTCGCGCCTGCGAAATCATTGCCGAACTGGAACCGGAAACGCGCGGTGCCTATGCTGGCGGCGTCGGCTATTTCGCGCCCGATGGCTCTGTCGATAGCTGCATCGTTTTGCGCACCGGCGTTGTGAAAGACGGAACGCTGCACGTCCAAGCTGGCGCGGGCATCGTCGCCGATAGCGATGCCGCTTACGAACAGCGCGAATGCGAAGCCAAAGCCAGCGCCCTGATCGCCGCCGCCAACGAAGCAGCGCGCGTCGCGAGCGAACCGGGATTTGGACAATGA
- a CDS encoding phosphodiester glycosidase family protein, whose product MRILASSVIILALSACNPEPEGEPVLRTEIGSGVAQDTSKAPKRASACRSITFETIPLTHCIADPAKHRITTALGPDGDAPYRSLANLAAGRAPDAPLVAFAVNGGMFGEEGKPIGYYVEGKDRQKELNRADGIGNFHLKPNGVFYGTGSAWSVRATDDFYSNVGDRPEFGTQSGPMLVIGGKLHPEIAEDGPSKAIRNGVGVDNEGLAHFVISDKPLSFGVLARFFRDELKTPNALFLDGNVSALWDPANDRLDLGAALGPLIVVEAKE is encoded by the coding sequence ATGAGAATTCTCGCTTCGTCAGTGATTATTCTGGCGCTTTCAGCCTGCAATCCCGAACCCGAAGGCGAGCCCGTTTTGCGGACCGAAATCGGCAGCGGCGTGGCGCAGGATACCTCCAAGGCTCCAAAACGCGCTTCTGCCTGTCGCTCGATCACGTTCGAGACCATTCCGCTGACCCATTGTATTGCCGATCCGGCAAAACACCGGATCACCACAGCGCTCGGGCCGGATGGCGACGCGCCCTATCGCAGCCTCGCCAATCTGGCCGCTGGGCGTGCGCCCGATGCGCCGCTGGTCGCGTTTGCGGTGAATGGCGGAATGTTCGGCGAGGAAGGCAAGCCCATCGGTTATTACGTCGAGGGGAAAGATCGGCAGAAAGAACTGAACCGCGCTGACGGTATTGGCAATTTCCACCTTAAGCCCAACGGCGTTTTTTACGGCACCGGCAGCGCATGGAGTGTCCGCGCAACCGATGATTTCTATTCCAACGTTGGCGACCGCCCGGAGTTCGGAACCCAGTCAGGCCCGATGTTGGTGATCGGCGGAAAGCTGCATCCGGAAATCGCTGAGGACGGTCCTTCCAAGGCAATCCGCAATGGTGTCGGTGTCGATAACGAAGGTCTCGCGCATTTTGTCATTTCGGACAAGCCGCTCTCATTCGGCGTGCTGGCGCGCTTTTTCCGCGACGAGCTCAAAACGCCAAATGCGCTGTTTCTGGACGGCAATGTCTCGGCGCTTTGGGACCCCGCAAATGACCGGCTGGATCTGGGCGCGGCACTTGGTCCGCTGATCGTCGTCGAGGCAAAGGAATGA
- the pip gene encoding prolyl aminopeptidase, giving the protein MISYERTLYPPIEPYETGMLDVGEGHSIYYERVGTQGAKPAVFLHGGPGGGMAPPHRQQWDPKLYDVLLFDQRGCGQSTPFAEIENNDTWRIVADIERLREMCGHDAWQVFGGSWGSTLALAYSQKHPERTTEIILRGVFLARQQEKGWLYRFGASQIMAEQWDQFTGLIPEDERGDLVKAYHDRLTSDDEATRLAAAREWSLWEGTVATLLPNEGLLEEFADPSKALPFARICARYFLEDFYLEEAQLVRDLHKIKDIPGIIVQGRHDICTPPTSAWELKKSWPEVDLRIVHDAGHSAGEPGIIDGLVRATDEFAGKKA; this is encoded by the coding sequence ATGATTAGTTACGAACGCACGCTCTATCCGCCCATCGAACCCTATGAAACGGGTATGCTCGATGTGGGCGAAGGCCACTCGATCTATTATGAGCGCGTCGGAACACAAGGAGCGAAACCGGCAGTGTTCCTGCATGGCGGACCAGGCGGCGGCATGGCCCCTCCCCATCGCCAGCAATGGGACCCTAAGCTGTATGACGTGCTGCTGTTCGACCAGCGCGGCTGCGGGCAATCGACACCTTTTGCCGAGATCGAGAATAACGACACATGGCGCATCGTCGCCGATATCGAGCGCCTGCGCGAAATGTGCGGACACGATGCATGGCAAGTATTCGGCGGCAGTTGGGGGTCTACTCTCGCACTCGCCTACTCGCAAAAGCACCCCGAGCGCACCACCGAGATCATCCTGCGCGGTGTGTTTCTTGCTCGCCAACAGGAAAAGGGCTGGCTGTACCGCTTCGGCGCAAGCCAGATCATGGCCGAGCAATGGGATCAATTCACCGGTCTCATTCCCGAGGATGAGCGCGGCGATCTGGTAAAAGCCTATCACGACCGCCTGACCAGCGATGATGAGGCAACGCGCCTCGCCGCAGCACGCGAATGGTCGCTATGGGAAGGAACGGTCGCAACCTTGCTGCCCAACGAAGGCCTGCTGGAAGAGTTCGCCGATCCTTCAAAGGCTCTGCCATTCGCAAGGATTTGCGCCCGCTACTTCCTCGAGGACTTCTATCTGGAAGAGGCGCAGTTGGTACGCGATCTGCACAAAATCAAAGATATTCCTGGCATTATCGTCCAAGGCCGGCATGACATCTGCACCCCGCCAACTTCTGCATGGGAGCTTAAGAAGTCATGGCCCGAAGTCGATCTGCGGATCGTGCACGACGCCGGCCACAGTGCGGGCGAACCCGGCATTATTGACGGCTTGGTCCGCGCGACCGACGAATTCGCTGGCAAGAAGGCCTGA
- a CDS encoding anthranilate synthase component II has product MILVIDNYDSFTFNLVHYLMELGAEVQVERNDAISAAGAIATGAEGFLISPGPCTPNEAGVSLDLVAACADAEKPLLGVCLGHQSIGQHFGGTVVRGGLMHGKTSPVTHDGTGVFAGLPSPYTATRYHSLIVENIPNALAVNASSDTPGIEGDCVMGFRHQTLPIHGVQFHPESIATEHGHALLANFLRICGIEPKDIS; this is encoded by the coding sequence ATGATCCTCGTCATCGACAATTACGACAGTTTCACTTTCAACCTGGTCCATTATCTGATGGAACTGGGCGCCGAGGTGCAGGTCGAGCGCAACGATGCTATCTCTGCTGCCGGTGCGATTGCGACCGGTGCAGAGGGTTTTCTGATCTCTCCTGGACCGTGCACACCCAATGAAGCGGGCGTTAGTCTGGATCTGGTTGCCGCCTGTGCGGATGCCGAAAAGCCGTTGCTCGGCGTATGTTTGGGGCATCAGTCGATTGGACAGCATTTTGGCGGCACGGTCGTTCGTGGCGGGTTGATGCATGGTAAAACGTCGCCGGTTACGCATGACGGAACGGGTGTGTTTGCCGGCCTGCCCTCGCCTTACACCGCAACCCGCTATCACTCGCTGATTGTCGAGAATATTCCTAACGCTCTGGCGGTAAATGCGAGCAGCGATACGCCGGGCATTGAAGGCGATTGCGTGATGGGCTTCCGTCATCAGACGCTGCCAATTCACGGCGTACAATTTCATCCGGAAAGCATCGCGACCGAGCATGGCCACGCGTTGCTTGCGAATTTCCTGCGCATTTGCGGGATCGAACCGAAAGATATTTCATGA
- the trpD gene encoding anthranilate phosphoribosyltransferase, with amino-acid sequence MKTLPLEVPHMNAQEAEEVFGWILDGEASEEEIARFLLAMTERSETADEIAGAARALRARLIPIKAPENAIDVCGTGGDGHHTLNVSTAVSLVVAATGVPVAKHGNRAASSKSGAADTLEALGLDMDVAGETAEKTLAELGICFLFAKNHHPAMGRIQPIRLKLGRRTIFNLMGPLSNPAGVKSQLIGIARPAYVPIYAAAKAALGTERTMIVSGDEGLDELSLAGGNEVADVRGNAFEMKRVEASMIGVPNAPVEAIRGDDAKHNAAALKALLDGNPGPYRDAVIFNSAASLLVAGTAKDWNDGADQAREALDSGGARDLLKRWIAMTK; translated from the coding sequence ATGAAGACGCTCCCGCTCGAAGTCCCGCATATGAATGCGCAGGAGGCCGAGGAGGTCTTCGGCTGGATACTCGATGGGGAAGCAAGCGAAGAGGAAATCGCGCGCTTCCTGCTCGCAATGACCGAACGCAGCGAGACCGCGGACGAAATCGCTGGTGCAGCGCGCGCTTTGCGGGCACGGCTCATTCCGATCAAAGCCCCCGAAAATGCCATCGATGTATGCGGAACCGGCGGCGACGGTCATCACACATTGAACGTGTCGACCGCCGTTTCGCTGGTTGTTGCCGCAACCGGCGTTCCGGTGGCCAAGCATGGTAATCGTGCCGCCTCCTCCAAGTCCGGTGCAGCCGATACGCTCGAAGCGCTTGGGTTGGATATGGATGTCGCGGGTGAAACTGCCGAGAAGACTCTGGCCGAACTTGGCATTTGCTTCCTGTTCGCGAAGAACCATCACCCCGCGATGGGCCGCATTCAACCGATCCGGTTGAAACTTGGCCGGCGAACGATTTTCAATCTGATGGGCCCGCTATCCAATCCGGCTGGCGTTAAGAGCCAACTCATTGGTATCGCGCGCCCTGCCTATGTGCCGATCTATGCTGCGGCCAAGGCTGCTCTGGGTACCGAACGGACGATGATTGTTTCCGGCGATGAAGGCTTGGACGAATTGAGCCTGGCCGGCGGTAACGAGGTCGCCGATGTGCGCGGCAATGCGTTTGAGATGAAGCGCGTCGAGGCGTCGATGATTGGCGTTCCCAATGCGCCGGTGGAAGCCATTCGCGGCGATGACGCAAAACATAACGCGGCGGCGCTCAAAGCTCTGCTGGACGGTAATCCCGGACCCTATCGCGACGCGGTGATCTTCAATTCTGCAGCGTCGCTACTCGTTGCAGGTACAGCGAAGGACTGGAACGACGGAGCGGACCAAGCACGCGAGGCGCTCGATTCGGGTGGAGCGCGTGATCTGCTAAAGCGGTGGATTGCGATGACGAAATGA
- the trpC gene encoding indole-3-glycerol phosphate synthase TrpC, whose amino-acid sequence MMNKLDEICATKRTEVAVRKAATTVAELESRARKQSTPRGFRAALEAKTTLGYGLIAEIKKASPSKGLIREDFRPADHAKAYEEGGAACLSVLTDAPYFQGHEDYLVEARAACDLPALRKDFMVDPWQVAEARAIGADAILIIVAALEDSAMEEIEAASIHYGMDVLVEVHNEAEMERAAKLKSRLIGVNNRDLKRFVTDLGVTERLSKLAPEGTLLVGESGISTHEDCERLEKSGVRAFLVGESLMRQADVAAATRKLLQG is encoded by the coding sequence TTGATGAACAAATTGGACGAAATCTGCGCAACCAAGCGTACGGAAGTCGCCGTGCGCAAAGCTGCGACAACAGTCGCTGAGCTAGAGTCCAGAGCTCGCAAACAAAGCACACCACGCGGCTTTCGTGCGGCTTTGGAAGCTAAAACAACTTTAGGCTACGGCCTCATCGCTGAAATCAAAAAGGCTTCCCCGTCCAAAGGTCTAATCCGCGAGGACTTTCGCCCCGCTGACCATGCGAAAGCCTACGAAGAAGGCGGCGCAGCATGCCTTTCGGTGCTGACCGATGCACCATACTTCCAAGGGCATGAGGACTATCTGGTTGAAGCCCGTGCAGCGTGTGATCTGCCCGCGTTGCGCAAGGATTTTATGGTCGACCCATGGCAAGTTGCCGAGGCGCGTGCAATCGGTGCCGATGCGATCCTGATTATCGTCGCCGCGCTGGAAGACAGCGCGATGGAAGAGATCGAAGCCGCCTCCATCCATTACGGTATGGATGTGCTGGTCGAAGTCCACAATGAGGCAGAGATGGAGCGCGCAGCCAAATTAAAGTCGCGCCTAATCGGGGTAAACAATCGCGATCTGAAGCGGTTTGTGACCGATCTGGGTGTGACCGAACGGCTGTCTAAGCTGGCTCCAGAGGGGACTCTGCTGGTGGGCGAAAGCGGCATCAGCACGCACGAAGACTGCGAGCGGCTCGAAAAGTCGGGTGTCCGCGCATTTCTTGTCGGTGAGAGCCTGATGCGGCAAGCGGATGTTGCGGCAGCAACGCGAAAGTTGCTGCAGGGATGA